CACCTTGAATGCCACCGGGAGGGTCTTGTTGCAGCGCCAGTGCGAGGGCAGCACGGAGCACAGGAAGTTGGGGCTGTCGGTGCGGACCAGCTCGGCGGGGTGGTCAGCGATGATCTCCACCATGGTGCGGTTATCGTGGGGGCGCAGCCTGGGCACGGCGGCCGCcgcttcttgctgctgctgctgctgctgctgctgttgctgctgctgctgctgctgttgggctACTACGACCGGGCTGACTTCGCTCATCTTGccgggctgcaggctgctggaggggggGCTGAACCTCCGGCTGGTGCTGGGATCTACGGGAATACGCATCACAACAGCCACAAGTTAGCGAATTGGGGNNNNNNNNNNNNNNNNNNNNNNNNNNNNNNNNNNNNNNNNNNNNNNNNNNNNN
This portion of the Oxyura jamaicensis isolate SHBP4307 breed ruddy duck chromosome 3 unlocalized genomic scaffold, BPBGC_Ojam_1.0 oxy3_random_OJ69034, whole genome shotgun sequence genome encodes:
- the LOC118157096 gene encoding runt-related transcription factor 2-like, producing MRIPVDPSTSRRFSPPSSSLQPGKMSEVSPVVVAQQQQQQQQQQQQQQQQQEAAAAVPRLRPHDNRTMVEIIADHPAELVRTDSPNFLCSVLPSHWRCNKTLPVAF